A single genomic interval of Numenius arquata chromosome 14, bNumArq3.hap1.1, whole genome shotgun sequence harbors:
- the RHBDL1 gene encoding rhomboid-related protein 1 isoform X1, whose translation MDRSSLLQLIQEQLDPENTGFIGVETFASLVHSHELPLDPAKLDMLVALAQGNDEGQVCYQELVDLISSKRSSSFKRAIANGQRALPRDVLLDETGLGFYKRFVRYVAYEILPCEMDRRWYFYQHRTCPPPVFMAAVTLTQIIVFLCYGARLNKWVLQTYHPEYMKSPLVYHPGHRARAWRFLTYMFMHVGLEQLGFNALLQLMIGVPLEMVHGILRISFLYLAGVLAGSLTVSITDMRAPLVGGSGGVYALCSAHLANVVMNWAGMRCPYKLLRMVLALVCMSSEVGRAVWLRFSPPLPASGPQPSFMAHLAGAIVGISMGLTILRSYEESLQDQCGWWVLLLSYGTFLLFAVFWNIFAYDLLGAQIPPPP comes from the exons CTCGACCCCGAAAACACTGGCTTCATCGGGGTGGAGACGTTTGCCAGCCTCGTGCACAGCCATGAGCTGCCCCTGGACCCCGCCAAGCTGGACATGCTGGTGGCCCTGGCACAGGGCAACGACGAGGGGCAGGTCTGCTATCAGGAGCTGGTAGACCTG ATCAGCAGCAAGCGCTCGAGCAGCTTCAAGCGCGCCATCGCCAACGGGCAGCGCGCCCTGCCCCGCGACGTCCTGCTGGACGAGACCGGCCTGGGCTTCTACAAACGCTTCGTCCGCTACGTGGCCTACGAGATCCTGCCCTGCGAGATGGACCGGCGCTGGTACTTCTACCAGCACCGCACGTGTCCGCCCCCCGTCTTCATGGCGGCCGTCACCCTCACCCAG ATCATCGTGTTCCTCTGCTACGGGGCCCGGCTGAACAAGTGGGTGCTGCAGACCTACCACCCCGAGTACATGAAGAGCCCCTTGGTCTACCACCCCGGGCACCGGGCGCGGGCCTGGCGCTTCCTCACCTACATGTTCATGCACGTGGG GCTGGAGCAGCTGGGGTTCAACGCCCTCCTGCAGCTGATGATCGGGGTGCCCCTGGAGATGGTGCACGGCATCCTGCGCATCAGCTTCCTCTACCTGgccggcgtcctggcag GCTCCCTCACCGTCTCCATCACGGACATGCGGGCCCCCCTGGtcgggggctcggggggggtctACGCACTCTGCTCGGCACACCTCGCCAACGTCGTCATG AACTGGGCCGGGATGCGCTGCCCCTACAAGCTGCTGCGGATGGTGCTGGCGCTGGTGTGCA TGAGCTCGGAGGTGGGTCGCGCCGTCTGGCTCCGCTTCTCCCCGCCGTTGCCGGCCTCGGGTCCCCAGCCCAGTTTCATGGCCCACTTGGCGGGGGCCATCGTGGGGATCAGCATGGGGCTGACCATCCTGCGCAGCTACGAGGAGAGCCTGCAGGACCAGTGCGGCTGGTGGGTCCTGCTCCTCTCCTACGGCACCTTCCTCCTCTTCGCCGTCTTCTGGAACATCTTCGCCTATGACCTACTGGGGGcacaaatcccccccccgccataa
- the RHBDL1 gene encoding rhomboid-related protein 1 isoform X2 — protein sequence MDRSSLLQLIQEQLDPENTGFIGVETFASLVHSHELPLDPAKLDMLVALAQGNDEGQVCYQELVDLIIVFLCYGARLNKWVLQTYHPEYMKSPLVYHPGHRARAWRFLTYMFMHVGLEQLGFNALLQLMIGVPLEMVHGILRISFLYLAGVLAGSLTVSITDMRAPLVGGSGGVYALCSAHLANVVMNWAGMRCPYKLLRMVLALVCMSSEVGRAVWLRFSPPLPASGPQPSFMAHLAGAIVGISMGLTILRSYEESLQDQCGWWVLLLSYGTFLLFAVFWNIFAYDLLGAQIPPPP from the exons CTCGACCCCGAAAACACTGGCTTCATCGGGGTGGAGACGTTTGCCAGCCTCGTGCACAGCCATGAGCTGCCCCTGGACCCCGCCAAGCTGGACATGCTGGTGGCCCTGGCACAGGGCAACGACGAGGGGCAGGTCTGCTATCAGGAGCTGGTAGACCTG ATCATCGTGTTCCTCTGCTACGGGGCCCGGCTGAACAAGTGGGTGCTGCAGACCTACCACCCCGAGTACATGAAGAGCCCCTTGGTCTACCACCCCGGGCACCGGGCGCGGGCCTGGCGCTTCCTCACCTACATGTTCATGCACGTGGG GCTGGAGCAGCTGGGGTTCAACGCCCTCCTGCAGCTGATGATCGGGGTGCCCCTGGAGATGGTGCACGGCATCCTGCGCATCAGCTTCCTCTACCTGgccggcgtcctggcag GCTCCCTCACCGTCTCCATCACGGACATGCGGGCCCCCCTGGtcgggggctcggggggggtctACGCACTCTGCTCGGCACACCTCGCCAACGTCGTCATG AACTGGGCCGGGATGCGCTGCCCCTACAAGCTGCTGCGGATGGTGCTGGCGCTGGTGTGCA TGAGCTCGGAGGTGGGTCGCGCCGTCTGGCTCCGCTTCTCCCCGCCGTTGCCGGCCTCGGGTCCCCAGCCCAGTTTCATGGCCCACTTGGCGGGGGCCATCGTGGGGATCAGCATGGGGCTGACCATCCTGCGCAGCTACGAGGAGAGCCTGCAGGACCAGTGCGGCTGGTGGGTCCTGCTCCTCTCCTACGGCACCTTCCTCCTCTTCGCCGTCTTCTGGAACATCTTCGCCTATGACCTACTGGGGGcacaaatcccccccccgccataa
- the FBXL16 gene encoding F-box/LRR-repeat protein 16 has product MSNPRNGDTKPPCLPRNGLVKIPTQPNGLGSASITKGTPAVKNRLCQPSSVPAILSPALAHRSDLPIPSLASPLSLAALAGVSSPPGASLVGLNTSEGSEQPSPERLPGSPSERQLAVDEKILNRLFWYFSACEKCVLAQVCKAWRRVLYQPKFWVGLTPVLHTKELYNVLPGGEKEFVSLQGFAVRGFDGFCLVGVSDLDICEFIDNYPLSKKGVKSMSLKRSTITDAGLEVMLEQMQGVVRLELSGCNDFTEAGLWSSLNARITALSVSDCINVADDAIAAISQLLPNLTELNLQAYHVTDTALAYFTAKQGYTTHTLRLNSCWEITNHGVVNMVHSLPNLSVLSLSGCSKVTDDGVELVAENLRKLRSLDLSWCPRITDMALEYIACDLHKLEELVLDRCVRITDTGLSYLSTMSSLRSLYLRWCCQVQDFGLKHLLSMGSLRLLSLAGCPLLTTTGLSGLVQLQELEELELTNCPGATPELFKYFSQHLPCCMVIE; this is encoded by the exons atgtcgaacccgagaAACGGTGACACCAAGCCCCCATGTTTGCCCCGCAATGGACTGGTGAAGATCCCCACGCAACCCAACGGCCTCGGCTCCGCCAGCATCACCAAAGGCACCCCCGCCGTCAAGAACCGCCTGTGCCAGCCTTCCTCCGTGCCTGCCATCCTCAGCCCGGCCTTAGCCCACCGCAGCGACctgcccatccccagcctggcctcCCCGCTCTCCTTGGCCGCTCTGGCCGGCGTCTCCTCCCCTCCCGGCGCTTCCTTGGTGGGACTGAACACGAGCGAAGGCTCGGAGCAGCCCTCGCCAGAGCGGCTGCCCGGCTCGCCCTCGGAAAGGCAGCTGGCGGTGGACGAGAAGATCCTCAATCGCTTGTTCTGGTACTTTTCGGCGTGCGAGAAGTGTGTGCTGGCGCAGGTGTGCAAGGCGTGGCGGCGGGTGCTCTACCAACCCAAGTTCTGGGTTGGCTTGACACCCGTCCTGCACACCAAAGAGCTCTACAATGTCTTGCCCGGTGGCGAGAAGGAGTTCGTCAGCTTGCAGGGCTTCGCCGTCCGCGGCTTCGACGGCTTCTGCCTTGTGGGCGTCTCTGACCTGGACATTTGTGAGTTCATTGACAACTACCCCCTCTCCAAGAAGGGGGTCAAGTCCATGAGCCTTAAGAGGTCGACCATCACAGACGCGGGGTTGGAG GTGATGCTGGAGCAGATGCAGGGGGTGGTGCGGCTGGAGCTGTCGGGCTGCAACGACTTCACGGAGGCCGGGCTGTGGTCCAGCCTCAACGCCCGCATCACGGCGCTGAGCGTCAGCGACTGCATCAACGTGGCCGACGACGCCATCGCCGCCATCTCGCAGCTCCTGCCCAACCTCACCGAGCTCAACCTTCAAGCCTACCACGTGACGGACACGGCGCTCGCCTACTTCACCGCCAAGCAAGGCTACACCACCCACACCCTCCGCCTCAACTCCTGCTGGGAGATCACCAACCACGGCGTGGTCAACATGGTCCACAGCCTGCCCAACCTGAGCGTCCTCAGCCTCTCGGGCTGCTCCAAGGTGACGGATGACGGGGTGGAGCTGGTGGCCGAGAACCTACGGAAGCTGCGCAGCCTCGACCTCTCCTGGTGCCCTCGCATCACTGATATGGCCCTGGAGTACATCGCCTGCGACCTGCAcaagctggaggagctggtgctCGACAG GTGCGTGCGGATCACCGACACCGGCCTCAGCTACCTGTCCACCATGTCATCCCTGCGGAGCCTCTACCTGCGCTGGTGCTGCCAG gtgcAGGATTTTGGCCTGAAGCATCTCCTGAGCATGGGCAGCCTGCGCCTCCTCTCGCTGGCCG GCTGCCCCTTGCTGACCACCACGGGGCTGTCGGGGctggtgcagctgcaggagctggaggagctggagctcacCAACTGCCCCGGGGCCACCCCGGAACTCTTCAAGTACTTCTCCCAGCACCTCCCATGCTGCATGGTCATCGAGTAG